Proteins encoded in a region of the Azospirillum sp. TSH58 genome:
- a CDS encoding ATP-binding protein produces the protein MSRPRFGRLLPAVLLYLVLKVILYRAAGLFEVAPNASAWYPPIGLMLAFVLHGGWTALPFLLLPSDLLVYGTVNGFSLLIIPQALVVGATGLALRRWPGGDVFGSAKGIGVFMVAALAAVSLLLVLSTAAVQAITAQRITIAGNVDFAYWLGDLSGLLLGTPVFLAVFRRIGLSPGGADRWLSPGVGTVLRAAVLSAAGLLAWSLTHDRMATPASAFFLLILPIATAGFLWGFAASTLTAFLTNGGLVLTMHGTLTPAEAVDLQVFMLAAGATGLLLGALGSTRMELLGRNAQLVRAIEEAPLGIALLERQRDAGVRVAFANATFRRFEPDITPVARRLAHGQGLEEDVERGGRTLAWTVKPASASPSGGAMIAIVQDVTEQRRNERAEQHQRRMVAIGEIAGGMAHELNNLLHPVLNLSRQARTDATTRPERLGRALAIIEDSARSAAALVRQVLSFARGSDHDEEGAELVSAVRDVTALLDATLPPTFTITLTSEAPEVSVRLTRTEIGQIVTNLAVNALDATGQRGHLRIRIGRPAGGFVTMTAEDDGPGIPAPDAERVMEPFFTTKPHGQGTGLGLAVVQDLLLRRGSGIRLVTQAPQGARFVLTLAEHCRAGSL, from the coding sequence ATGAGCCGTCCGCGCTTCGGCCGCCTGCTGCCGGCCGTCCTTCTCTACCTCGTGCTCAAGGTCATCCTGTACCGGGCCGCCGGACTATTCGAGGTGGCGCCCAACGCAAGCGCCTGGTACCCGCCCATCGGGCTGATGCTGGCGTTCGTGCTGCACGGCGGCTGGACCGCCCTTCCCTTTCTCCTCCTCCCGTCCGACCTGCTTGTCTACGGGACGGTGAACGGCTTCAGCCTGCTGATCATCCCGCAGGCGCTCGTGGTGGGCGCCACCGGGCTTGCCCTGCGGCGGTGGCCGGGAGGCGACGTCTTCGGAAGCGCGAAGGGCATCGGTGTCTTCATGGTCGCGGCGCTGGCCGCCGTCTCCCTCCTGCTCGTCCTCTCCACCGCGGCGGTGCAGGCCATCACGGCGCAGCGCATCACCATCGCCGGCAACGTGGATTTCGCCTATTGGCTGGGCGACCTGTCGGGGCTTCTGCTCGGCACACCCGTGTTCCTGGCCGTCTTCCGTCGGATCGGCCTGTCGCCCGGCGGGGCGGACCGCTGGCTGTCGCCGGGCGTGGGCACGGTGCTGCGGGCGGCCGTGCTCAGCGCCGCCGGATTGCTGGCCTGGTCGTTGACGCACGACCGGATGGCCACGCCGGCCAGCGCGTTCTTCCTGCTCATCCTGCCCATCGCCACGGCGGGCTTCCTGTGGGGGTTCGCCGCCTCCACGCTGACCGCCTTCCTGACCAACGGCGGGCTCGTGCTGACGATGCATGGGACGCTAACCCCCGCTGAAGCCGTCGATCTTCAGGTCTTCATGCTGGCCGCCGGAGCGACGGGGCTGCTCCTGGGGGCCCTGGGCAGCACGCGCATGGAGCTGCTCGGGCGTAACGCGCAACTGGTGCGCGCCATCGAGGAGGCGCCGCTGGGCATCGCCCTGCTGGAGCGGCAACGGGACGCCGGGGTGAGGGTTGCCTTCGCCAACGCCACCTTCCGGCGCTTCGAACCCGACATCACCCCCGTCGCTCGCCGCTTGGCGCACGGTCAGGGCTTGGAGGAGGATGTGGAGCGGGGCGGCCGGACGCTGGCCTGGACGGTCAAGCCGGCCTCCGCCTCGCCATCGGGCGGGGCGATGATCGCCATCGTCCAGGACGTGACGGAGCAGCGCCGGAACGAGCGGGCGGAGCAGCACCAGCGCCGCATGGTCGCCATCGGAGAGATCGCCGGCGGCATGGCCCATGAATTGAACAACCTGCTCCATCCGGTCCTCAACCTCAGCCGGCAGGCGCGAACGGATGCGACGACCCGTCCGGAGCGGCTGGGCCGCGCGCTGGCCATCATCGAGGACAGCGCCCGCAGCGCCGCCGCGCTGGTGCGGCAGGTCCTGTCCTTCGCCCGCGGCAGCGACCACGACGAGGAGGGAGCGGAACTGGTGTCCGCGGTGCGCGACGTGACCGCCCTTCTGGACGCCACCCTGCCGCCCACCTTCACCATCACCCTGACCAGCGAAGCGCCCGAGGTTTCGGTCCGCCTGACCCGGACGGAGATCGGGCAGATCGTGACCAACCTCGCCGTCAACGCGCTGGACGCCACCGGCCAGAGAGGCCATTTGCGCATCCGCATCGGGCGGCCCGCCGGCGGATTTGTGACCATGACGGCCGAGGATGACGGCCCGGGCATCCCTGCCCCGGATGCGGAGCGCGTCATGGAGCCCTTCTTCACCACCAAGCCCCACGGGCAGGGAACGGGGCTCGGTCTGGCCGTGGTGCAGGATCTGCTGCTTCGGCGCGGCAGCGGCATCCGCCTCGTGACGCAGGCTCCCCAAGGGGCTCGCTTCGTGCTAACCCTTGCGGAGCACTGCCGAGCGGGAAGTCTATGA
- a CDS encoding MarR family winged helix-turn-helix transcriptional regulator has translation MVQKLSMTGLATVVENTSRLLHASGHAEGLYPAQWVALRYFVEAPEAQRTASALARYQDLAIASVARTVVTLVDKGLLNKRSNPRDARADLLELTDKGRDLLKHDPRQVLERALAEMPDEEAEVYARAATRLLQRLLELRQGKADA, from the coding sequence ATGGTCCAAAAACTGTCGATGACGGGGTTGGCGACGGTCGTGGAGAACACATCGCGGTTGCTGCACGCATCAGGGCATGCGGAGGGGCTGTACCCGGCCCAATGGGTGGCCCTGCGCTATTTTGTCGAGGCGCCGGAGGCGCAGCGCACCGCATCGGCGCTGGCGCGCTATCAGGATCTGGCGATCGCCAGCGTGGCGCGCACCGTCGTTACCCTGGTCGACAAGGGCTTGCTGAACAAGCGCTCCAACCCGCGCGACGCGCGGGCGGATCTGTTGGAATTGACGGACAAGGGCCGGGATCTGCTGAAGCATGACCCGCGCCAGGTGCTGGAGCGCGCGCTCGCGGAAATGCCGGACGAGGAAGCGGAGGTCTATGCCCGTGCGGCGACGCGACTCCTGCAACGTCTCTTGGAGTTGCGGCAGGGAAAGGCCGACGCGTGA
- a CDS encoding response regulator, with protein MKILIVDDAENVRYSLRASLEDAGYDVDEAPDGEVALAKLQSEAFNFIVADVWMPRLNGIDLLQRMRDISPQTPVFIITGGAARIPIESTAAMARTWGADQVFYKPFDNDDLIAAIRQRDAAR; from the coding sequence ATGAAGATATTGATCGTCGACGACGCCGAGAACGTCCGCTACTCGCTCCGCGCCAGCCTGGAAGACGCCGGATACGATGTTGACGAAGCGCCCGATGGCGAAGTCGCGCTTGCCAAATTGCAATCGGAGGCTTTCAATTTCATTGTGGCGGACGTGTGGATGCCGCGCTTGAACGGCATCGATCTGCTGCAGAGGATGCGCGACATCAGCCCGCAAACACCCGTCTTTATCATTACGGGTGGAGCAGCCCGCATTCCCATCGAAAGCACGGCGGCGATGGCGCGGACGTGGGGGGCCGATCAGGTGTTCTACAAGCCGTTCGACAACGACGATCTGATCGCCGCGATCCGGCAGCGCGACGCCGCTCGCTAA
- a CDS encoding TIGR02302 family protein, with translation MSDSKDGFRFPLRKEAPPAPAPREPRLRMGQARAALLWERLWPALWAPITIAGAFLALALLNVFLLLPGWLHALVLLLFAAAIGWTGWRGLRAFRLPDEDAARRRLERDSGLSHRPLHALRDTPAGNDPVAAELWRLHQERVRAAMRRLRVAMPLSDGLAARDRYALRALVALVLIAAGGATWGDWKPRLTAAITPHFGGTATATVATLDLWVTPPEYTGLPPVFLKSANPAHTPSLADPVPVPKGSLVLARVTGGGGTPSLEAGSKTTAFEAVDSATFQIQQPIEDGNRIAVTQGSNLLGGWNVRIIPDNPPTIAYASPPAKGERGALRLDYTAQDDYGLAEAKAVVRLDLPEGEAPALDRSPLELPLALPGVRPREARNAAFHDLTAHPWAGLNVTIRLTALDGAGQTGSTEDVAMVLPERVFNHPVARAIVEERKKLTLRPQQLRIEVARALAEISSRPSQFGGDLVAFLAMRTAVNRLLLDEEGASVPAVQQLLWETALRIEDGGLSLAERDLRDAEQRLAEALERGADDQELKKLMDELQAALDKFLDAMEQQMREALERGEQIPMVPPEMADQMMDRQDLQRMMEQMRQMAETGARDAARQMLSQLQQMMEQMRNGAMAQMQQQGQNEAAQMMRELQELTQRQQQLLDQTFRQSQEQMGQQDGQQGQQQGPRNRQGRPQQGQQGQQGQSGSPLMQQQAEQQEALRRQLGELMRRMGEQQGGEIPRPLGRAERAMRDAGQALQQGQPGSAVPPQTQAMDELQQGMQAMAEQMMQQMMGQQGPAMSGQQPGQAQQRQGQGRNRDPLGRRPSGFGNYNNEDVKIPEEAELQRAREILDELRRRSGQYGRPQMEREYIDRLLKQF, from the coding sequence ATGAGCGACAGCAAGGACGGGTTCCGCTTCCCCCTGCGCAAGGAGGCGCCCCCCGCACCCGCCCCGCGGGAGCCCCGCCTCCGCATGGGGCAGGCCCGCGCCGCCCTGCTCTGGGAACGCCTGTGGCCAGCGCTCTGGGCGCCCATCACCATCGCCGGGGCCTTCCTGGCCTTGGCCCTGCTGAACGTCTTCCTGCTTCTGCCGGGCTGGCTGCACGCCCTGGTCCTGCTGCTGTTCGCCGCTGCCATCGGCTGGACGGGGTGGCGCGGGCTGCGCGCCTTCCGCCTGCCGGACGAGGACGCCGCCCGCCGCCGGCTGGAGCGCGACAGCGGCCTGTCGCACCGCCCCCTCCATGCCCTGCGCGACACGCCCGCCGGCAACGACCCCGTCGCCGCGGAGCTGTGGCGCCTGCACCAGGAGCGGGTGCGCGCCGCCATGCGGCGGCTGCGCGTCGCCATGCCGCTGTCCGACGGGCTTGCCGCCCGGGACCGCTACGCCCTGCGGGCGCTGGTGGCGCTGGTGCTGATCGCCGCGGGCGGGGCGACCTGGGGCGACTGGAAGCCGCGCCTGACCGCCGCAATCACCCCGCATTTCGGCGGAACGGCGACGGCCACCGTCGCGACGCTCGACCTCTGGGTGACGCCGCCGGAATACACCGGCCTGCCGCCGGTCTTCCTGAAGTCGGCCAATCCCGCCCACACGCCGAGCCTCGCCGATCCCGTTCCGGTCCCCAAGGGCAGCCTCGTGCTGGCCCGCGTCACCGGGGGCGGCGGCACGCCGTCGCTGGAGGCCGGCAGCAAGACCACCGCTTTCGAGGCCGTGGACTCCGCGACCTTCCAGATCCAGCAGCCCATCGAGGACGGCAACCGCATCGCCGTGACCCAGGGCTCCAACCTGCTGGGCGGCTGGAACGTCCGGATCATCCCGGACAACCCGCCGACCATCGCCTACGCCAGCCCCCCGGCCAAGGGCGAGCGCGGCGCGCTGCGGCTGGACTACACCGCGCAGGACGATTATGGGCTGGCCGAGGCCAAGGCCGTCGTCCGGCTGGACCTGCCGGAGGGCGAGGCCCCGGCGCTCGACCGCAGCCCGCTGGAGCTGCCGCTGGCCCTGCCCGGCGTCCGCCCGCGCGAGGCGCGCAACGCCGCCTTCCACGACCTCACCGCCCATCCCTGGGCCGGGCTGAACGTCACCATCCGCCTGACCGCCCTCGACGGCGCCGGCCAGACCGGCAGCACCGAGGACGTGGCGATGGTCCTGCCTGAACGCGTCTTCAACCACCCCGTCGCCCGCGCCATCGTGGAGGAGCGCAAGAAGCTGACCCTGCGGCCCCAGCAGCTCCGCATCGAAGTGGCCCGCGCGCTGGCCGAGATTTCCTCCCGGCCCAGCCAGTTCGGCGGCGATCTGGTGGCCTTCCTGGCGATGCGCACCGCGGTGAACCGCCTGCTGCTCGACGAGGAGGGGGCCTCCGTCCCCGCCGTTCAGCAGCTGCTTTGGGAAACCGCGCTGCGCATCGAGGACGGCGGGCTGTCGCTGGCCGAGCGCGACCTGCGCGACGCCGAGCAACGCCTCGCCGAGGCGCTGGAGCGCGGCGCGGACGACCAGGAGCTGAAGAAGCTGATGGACGAGCTTCAGGCGGCGCTCGACAAGTTCCTCGACGCCATGGAGCAGCAGATGCGCGAGGCGCTGGAGCGCGGCGAGCAGATCCCCATGGTGCCGCCGGAAATGGCCGACCAGATGATGGACCGCCAGGACCTTCAGCGCATGATGGAACAGATGCGGCAGATGGCCGAGACCGGCGCCCGCGACGCGGCGCGGCAGATGCTGTCCCAGCTCCAGCAGATGATGGAGCAGATGCGCAACGGCGCCATGGCCCAGATGCAGCAGCAGGGCCAGAACGAGGCGGCGCAGATGATGCGCGAGCTTCAGGAGCTGACGCAGCGGCAGCAGCAGCTGCTCGACCAGACCTTCCGCCAGTCGCAGGAGCAGATGGGCCAGCAGGACGGCCAGCAGGGCCAGCAGCAGGGGCCGCGCAACCGCCAGGGCCGTCCGCAGCAGGGTCAGCAAGGCCAGCAGGGTCAGTCCGGCAGCCCGCTGATGCAGCAGCAGGCCGAACAGCAGGAGGCGCTGCGCCGCCAGCTCGGCGAGCTGATGCGCCGCATGGGCGAGCAGCAGGGCGGCGAGATCCCGCGCCCGCTGGGCCGCGCCGAACGGGCGATGCGCGACGCCGGACAAGCGCTCCAGCAGGGGCAGCCCGGCTCCGCCGTTCCGCCGCAGACCCAGGCGATGGACGAGCTTCAGCAGGGCATGCAGGCCATGGCCGAGCAGATGATGCAGCAGATGATGGGGCAGCAGGGCCCGGCGATGAGCGGGCAGCAGCCCGGACAGGCGCAGCAGCGCCAGGGCCAGGGCCGCAACCGCGATCCGCTCGGCCGCCGCCCCTCCGGCTTCGGCAACTACAACAACGAGGACGTGAAGATCCCCGAGGAGGCCGAACTCCAGCGCGCCCGCGAAATCCTCGACGAGCTGCGCCGCCGCTCCGGCCAGTACGGCCGCCCGCAGATGGAGCGCGAGTACATCGACCGCCTGCTGAAGCAGTTCTGA
- the rodA gene encoding rod shape-determining protein RodA has translation MVAVLSNHGSGGLAPQRPELTLGSKFRMINWGLVLLVCIITSVGVALLYSAAGGNWKPWAQPQLVRAVPGLILMLMIALVDVRHLMKSAYAIFLIVLCLLVAVELMGRIGMGAQRWIDLGFFQLQPSELMKPALTLALARYFHGISLDQIGRPLLLIPPLLLVFTPVALVLMQPNLGTSLLLIMGSGAVFFAAGVRIWKFLVVIGGGLSAIPIAWEFLHDYQKQRVYTFLDPETDPLGAGYNILQSKIALGSGGLFGKGFMSGSQSQLMFLPEKHTDFIFVVLAEEFGMVGALILLALYLMLFIYGVVIALSCRSQFARLVAVGMTAQFFLYVMVNVSMVTGLIPVVGIPLPLVSYGGSAMMTLMIGVGLLLSMSVHREVRIPKSGVTEL, from the coding sequence ATGGTCGCGGTCCTTTCGAACCACGGGTCGGGCGGGCTGGCCCCGCAGCGCCCGGAACTGACGCTCGGCAGCAAGTTCCGCATGATCAACTGGGGGCTGGTGCTCCTGGTCTGCATCATCACGTCGGTCGGGGTGGCCCTGCTCTACTCGGCCGCCGGCGGCAATTGGAAGCCCTGGGCGCAGCCGCAGCTCGTGCGCGCCGTCCCCGGGCTGATCCTGATGCTGATGATCGCGCTGGTCGATGTGCGGCATCTGATGAAATCGGCCTACGCCATCTTCCTGATCGTGCTCTGCCTGCTGGTCGCGGTGGAGCTGATGGGCCGCATCGGCATGGGCGCCCAGCGCTGGATCGACCTGGGATTCTTCCAGCTCCAGCCGTCGGAGCTGATGAAGCCGGCGCTGACCCTGGCGCTGGCCCGCTATTTCCACGGCATCTCGCTGGACCAGATCGGCCGCCCGCTGCTGCTGATCCCACCGCTTCTGCTGGTCTTCACCCCGGTGGCCCTGGTGCTGATGCAGCCGAACCTGGGCACCTCGCTGCTGCTGATCATGGGCAGCGGCGCCGTCTTCTTCGCCGCGGGGGTGCGCATCTGGAAGTTCCTGGTGGTCATCGGCGGCGGCCTGTCGGCCATCCCCATCGCCTGGGAATTCCTGCATGATTACCAGAAGCAGCGGGTCTACACCTTCCTCGACCCGGAGACCGACCCGCTGGGCGCCGGCTACAACATCCTCCAGTCGAAGATCGCCCTGGGGTCGGGCGGGCTGTTCGGCAAGGGCTTCATGTCCGGTTCGCAGAGCCAGCTGATGTTCCTGCCGGAGAAGCACACCGACTTCATCTTCGTCGTGCTGGCGGAGGAGTTCGGGATGGTCGGCGCGCTGATCCTGCTGGCGCTGTACCTGATGCTGTTCATCTACGGCGTGGTCATCGCGCTGAGCTGCCGCAGCCAGTTCGCCCGGCTGGTGGCGGTCGGCATGACCGCGCAGTTCTTCCTCTACGTGATGGTCAACGTGTCGATGGTCACCGGCCTGATCCCGGTGGTGGGCATCCCGCTGCCGCTGGTGTCCTACGGCGGGTCGGCGATGATGACGCTGATGATCGGCGTGGGGCTTCTGCTCAGCATGTCGGTCCACCGCGAGGTCCGCATCCCGAAGAGCGGCGTCACCGAATTGTGA
- a CDS encoding exopolysaccharide biosynthesis protein, whose amino-acid sequence MSDGRPPDTSLDRQAPEDVDRGDAATTGSPPVNPASAVLDDFLNHDHGARIALGDLVGILGDRAFGALLLILSIPNILPVPGLSTATGLPMLLIGAQIAAGRDRPWLPRRLAALTLDRDAFLRVIAKAKPHVDRLERHLRPRLPAMTAPTAERLLGVAVMILAGVLALPIVFGNQPPAFAIALIALGLIEKDGAFVVAGLVAGLIAIVIVAAVLFGFGQAGMLIFDKLSS is encoded by the coding sequence GTGAGCGACGGCCGACCTCCCGACACGTCCCTGGACCGTCAGGCTCCGGAGGACGTTGACCGCGGCGATGCCGCGACCACCGGCTCCCCGCCGGTGAACCCCGCTTCGGCGGTGCTGGACGATTTCCTGAACCACGATCACGGTGCGCGGATCGCGCTGGGCGACCTCGTGGGCATTCTGGGCGACCGCGCCTTCGGCGCCCTGCTTCTGATCCTGTCCATTCCGAACATCCTGCCGGTGCCGGGCCTGTCCACAGCGACGGGCCTGCCGATGCTGCTGATCGGCGCGCAGATCGCCGCCGGGCGCGACCGCCCCTGGCTGCCGCGCCGGCTGGCCGCCCTCACGCTCGACCGCGACGCCTTCCTGCGCGTGATCGCGAAGGCGAAGCCGCACGTCGACCGGCTTGAGCGGCATCTGCGCCCGCGCCTGCCGGCGATGACCGCCCCCACGGCGGAGCGGCTGCTCGGCGTGGCCGTGATGATCCTGGCCGGAGTCCTGGCCCTCCCCATCGTTTTCGGCAACCAGCCGCCGGCCTTCGCCATCGCGCTGATCGCGCTGGGGCTGATCGAGAAGGATGGGGCCTTCGTCGTCGCCGGCCTCGTCGCCGGTCTGATCGCCATCGTCATCGTTGCTGCCGTCCTGTTCGGTTTCGGGCAGGCCGGCATGCTGATCTTCGACAAACTGTCTTCATAA
- a CDS encoding hemolysin family protein — protein sequence MIWEVLVIILLILLNAFFAMSEMALVSSRRARLQQMAEETRSKGARAALKLSEDPGNFLSTVQVGITLIGIIAGAYGGATLADRLGSVLDANVSWIAPYGQQVGFALVVAAITYLSLIVGELVPKRMALVNAERIAAGVAGPMSVLSRIAMPLVWLLGVSTEGLMKLLRLPTAREQTVTEEEVKSLIKEGTQTGVFEPAERQMIEGVFRLSDRTARSIMTPRPDLVWIDLNDPPDAIAKEIQASGYSRFLVCRGDVDEVQGIVSSKALLNQALQGRSFDLREAMVEPLIVHDGTPVLRLLELFKQASIHMAVVVDEYGSVEGIATVTDIMEAIAGELPEQGQEGDGFAVQREDGSWLVDGMTPVEEVESLVGVRGLKGEGDYHTIAGFMLDRLGHVPTAAEHFRWNGLRFEVVDMDGRRIDKVLIQNQDESAVRTDA from the coding sequence ATGATTTGGGAAGTTCTGGTCATCATATTGCTGATCCTGCTGAACGCCTTTTTCGCGATGTCGGAAATGGCGCTGGTGTCGTCGCGACGCGCGCGGCTTCAGCAGATGGCCGAGGAAACACGCAGCAAGGGCGCCCGCGCCGCGCTGAAACTGTCGGAGGACCCCGGCAACTTCCTCTCCACCGTGCAGGTCGGCATCACGCTGATCGGCATCATCGCCGGCGCCTATGGCGGCGCGACCCTGGCCGACCGTCTGGGCTCCGTCCTGGACGCCAACGTCTCCTGGATCGCCCCCTACGGACAGCAGGTCGGCTTCGCGCTGGTCGTCGCGGCGATCACCTACCTGTCGCTGATCGTCGGCGAGCTGGTGCCCAAGCGCATGGCGCTGGTGAACGCGGAGCGCATCGCCGCCGGCGTGGCCGGTCCGATGAGCGTCCTGTCGCGCATCGCCATGCCGCTGGTCTGGCTGCTCGGCGTCTCGACCGAGGGCCTGATGAAGCTGCTGCGCCTGCCCACCGCGCGCGAGCAGACCGTCACCGAGGAGGAGGTCAAGAGCCTCATCAAGGAGGGCACCCAGACCGGCGTCTTCGAGCCGGCCGAGCGGCAGATGATCGAGGGCGTGTTCCGCCTGTCCGACCGCACCGCGCGGTCGATCATGACGCCGCGCCCGGACCTCGTGTGGATCGACCTCAACGACCCGCCCGACGCCATCGCCAAGGAGATCCAGGCCAGCGGCTATTCCCGCTTCCTGGTCTGCCGCGGCGACGTGGACGAGGTGCAGGGCATCGTGTCCAGCAAGGCGCTGCTCAACCAGGCGCTCCAGGGCCGCAGCTTCGACCTGCGCGAGGCCATGGTGGAGCCGCTGATCGTCCATGACGGCACCCCCGTCCTGCGGCTGCTGGAGCTGTTCAAGCAGGCCAGCATCCACATGGCCGTGGTGGTGGACGAGTATGGCAGCGTCGAGGGCATCGCCACCGTGACCGACATCATGGAGGCCATCGCCGGCGAGCTGCCCGAACAGGGGCAGGAAGGCGACGGATTCGCGGTCCAGCGCGAGGACGGCTCCTGGCTGGTGGACGGCATGACCCCGGTGGAGGAGGTGGAATCGCTGGTCGGCGTGAGGGGGCTGAAGGGCGAGGGCGACTACCACACCATCGCCGGCTTCATGCTCGACCGGCTGGGCCATGTCCCCACCGCCGCGGAGCATTTCCGCTGGAACGGCCTGCGCTTCGAGGTCGTCGACATGGACGGCCGCCGCATCGACAAGGTGCTGATCCAGAACCAGGACGAAAGCGCGGTGCGCACGGACGCGTGA
- a CDS encoding bacteriohemerythrin: MEWDAAYAIGQSAVDGDHQRLFQLFNQFSAAIAAGETRESANRFLRELADYSAYHFRREEGLMHAVGYPDYAKHKKMHDTFADFVRRQSDSGARDLEEVQFLQSYVEMWLCGHILVMDKWFGEWLDGRGEKAGAAAPTT, encoded by the coding sequence ATGGAGTGGGACGCGGCCTATGCCATCGGGCAGAGCGCGGTGGACGGAGACCACCAGCGGCTTTTTCAGCTCTTCAACCAGTTCAGCGCGGCGATCGCCGCGGGGGAAACGCGGGAATCCGCCAACCGCTTCCTGCGCGAACTGGCCGACTACTCGGCCTATCACTTCCGCCGCGAGGAAGGGCTGATGCACGCGGTCGGCTACCCCGACTACGCCAAGCACAAGAAGATGCACGATACCTTCGCCGACTTCGTCCGCCGGCAATCCGACTCCGGCGCCCGCGATCTGGAGGAGGTCCAGTTCCTCCAGAGCTACGTCGAGATGTGGCTCTGCGGCCATATCCTGGTCATGGACAAGTGGTTTGGCGAATGGCTCGACGGGCGGGGTGAAAAGGCCGGCGCGGCGGCCCCGACGACCTGA
- a CDS encoding sensor histidine kinase KdpD, producing the protein MDGLVLTCDHDGRLRALHRVGAGLPGLTGKPGTPFPVLFGPDAVAGALDLFTGLRKSGRVIDQPLSSRLDPMGAFHVSGLSDAEGLLLAVARAPGGLPALLEEMEALNPRLAQRLAPLRTGVPGPEVPTVDALFDEMTLLNNELATVQRALAKANAELAASNEQKNRLMGMLAHDLRTPLQVVVGFAELLEQRLDRRLEATERACLERIRESSLSMRHMVEDALSLAALQAGQLRLARRPSDLVALVRRNVSMNRVLAEGKSITIELSVPEHPLPMADIDPAKLDQLLNNLLSNAIKYSDRGGRVRVALSEAGGRARLRVSDDGRGIPTAELTQLFQPFARTGRLGTEGEGTVGLGLYICRSIVEGHDGRITADSAPGRGSTFTVDLPLVASSP; encoded by the coding sequence ATGGACGGGCTGGTCCTGACCTGCGATCACGACGGGCGTCTGCGCGCCCTGCACCGGGTGGGCGCCGGACTGCCGGGATTGACCGGAAAGCCGGGCACCCCCTTTCCGGTGCTGTTCGGACCGGACGCGGTGGCGGGCGCGCTGGACCTGTTCACCGGCTTGCGGAAGTCCGGCCGGGTGATCGACCAGCCCCTGTCCAGCCGGCTCGATCCCATGGGGGCTTTCCATGTCAGCGGGCTCAGCGACGCGGAGGGGCTGCTGTTGGCGGTGGCGCGGGCACCCGGCGGGCTCCCGGCCCTGCTTGAGGAGATGGAGGCGCTGAACCCGCGGCTGGCCCAACGGCTCGCTCCGCTCCGGACGGGGGTGCCGGGGCCGGAGGTTCCCACCGTGGACGCGCTGTTCGACGAAATGACCCTCCTCAACAACGAACTCGCCACCGTCCAGCGGGCGCTCGCCAAGGCCAACGCCGAGCTGGCCGCCAGCAACGAGCAGAAGAACCGGCTGATGGGCATGCTGGCCCACGATCTGCGCACGCCGCTCCAGGTCGTCGTCGGTTTCGCGGAGTTGCTGGAGCAGCGGCTGGACAGGCGGCTGGAGGCGACGGAGCGCGCCTGCCTGGAGCGCATCCGGGAATCCAGCCTGTCCATGCGCCACATGGTGGAGGACGCGCTGTCCCTGGCGGCCCTCCAGGCCGGGCAGCTCCGGCTGGCGCGGCGACCGTCCGATCTGGTGGCGCTGGTCCGGCGGAACGTCTCGATGAACCGCGTGTTGGCCGAGGGCAAGTCCATCACCATCGAGCTGTCCGTGCCCGAACACCCGTTGCCCATGGCCGACATCGACCCGGCCAAGCTGGATCAGCTTCTCAACAACCTCCTGTCGAACGCCATCAAATATTCCGACCGCGGCGGACGGGTCCGTGTCGCCCTGAGCGAGGCGGGCGGCCGGGCGCGCCTGCGCGTGTCCGACGACGGGCGGGGCATTCCCACGGCTGAGTTGACCCAGCTCTTCCAGCCCTTCGCCCGCACCGGCCGGCTGGGCACCGAGGGGGAGGGGACGGTCGGCCTCGGCCTCTACATCTGCCGGTCCATCGTGGAGGGGCATGACGGGCGCATCACCGCCGATTCGGCGCCGGGGCGCGGCTCGACCTTCACCGTGGATCTGCCATTGGTGGCATCATCCCCTTGA